The genome window CGCCGGCGGCGAGCGCGGTCGCGAGCAGGATGGCGGCCGCCGCTAGGGCCAACCGGGCGCGCCTCCGCCGGCGGGCCTCCGGGGCCGTGTCCTCGTGCGTCTCCGCCGGCGGCAATCCGGCCTCGCCGCGGCGCGCCTGCTGCTCCTGCAGTTCGAGCTTGTACGCGTCGACCATCTTGCGGTCGTCGGCGCCGATGCAGCGGGCGTACGCGCGGATGAAGCCGACGGTGAAGGCGCCGCCGGGGAGGTAGTCGAACTCGTTGCGCTCGAGCGCTTCGAGGTAACGGATGTTGATCTTGGTCGATTCGGCGACCTCGCGGAGCGAGATGCGTCGCAGTTTCCGCTCGCGACGCAGCATCTCGCCGAAGGACGCCATGGGGATCCGCTCTCCCGACCGCAAACCGCGAGCGGCGGGATCATACTGATCACCGCTTTCGGGTGTCAAACACGCGCAAGCGGCCGCCCGCTCCGCGGGAGGCCGAACGGAAGGCTTCCGGCGCCGCACTCTACGTCCCATCGCCACCGGAATCGGGACCGCTCTCCGAACGGAGCGACGCCGGCGCCCGCGGGTTGCCGCGCGCGGCCCGCACCACCCGGGCGTCGCGATCGGAAAGCAGCCGCTCGAGCACGCGGCCCGTGGCGCGGCGAGCGAGGGCGATCCGTTCGCCGACCGTGAGGGAGTCGAGCCGGGAGAGCAGTTCCCTTTCGGCCTGGAGCCGCCGGCGCGGCGTCTCGCGCGGGGAGCGGGCGATCTCCGCCAGACGCCCCCACGGCGTGCTGTCGAGCCGCGCGCCCATCGTGCCCTCCCCGCCGGGCCCGCGCCGGGACGTCCGCGGCCGGGAACGAGCCGCAGGCGGAATCTCTCCCGCCGCACCGGCGCGGCGGCGGACCGCGCCGTACCGCCTGGCTTCGTCCACGAAACCTCCCGCACCGCTCGGAGGCAATATGGGATCGCGGCCGCCGCGGCAGCAACCCGCCTCACACGTTCCCGCCTTGGGCGTAAACTGGAACCGTCATGGTTCCGGACCCGTCAGAGAGCAAGCCCCGGCGGATCGCCGTCGCCCAGCTCGCGGACATCGGCGACATGGTCTTCGTCACGCCGCTGCTGATCTCCCTGCGGCAGGCCTTCCCGAGGGCGGAGATCGCGGTGGTGGGGCGTCCCGCCGCTCTCGAGGTGCTCGCGGACCATCCCGCGGTCGACCGGTTCATCCCGTACGACAAGCGCGGCGACGACCGGGGAGCGGGCGGTCTCGTTGCGGCCGCGTCGCGGGTCCGGCGGGTGGCACCCAGGTACTACTTCGGGGTGACGCGCTCGGCCCGGACGGCGGTGCTCGGGCTGCTCTCCGGGGCGCGGTGGCGCGTCGGCTTCCGCGAGCCGGGCCGGGCATGGGCGTACACGCACCTCGTCCGGCGTCCCGACGAGCGTCCCTACGCGGAGCGCCCGCTGGCTCTGTTGGGCCCCCTGGAGATCCTTCCCGCGGAGACGCGGCCGCGCCTCGAGGTCGGACCGGAGCGGCGGGCCGCGGCCGCCGCCCGGCTCCGGGCGGCCGGGTGGAATGGCGAGCCGCTGCTGGCGGTGGCCCCCGGTTCCCGCTATCCGACCAAGCGCTGGCCGCTGCCGAACTACCGGAGGCTGTTCGAGCTGCTGCGCGAGGCGGGGGGGCCGCGTCCCGCGATCTACGCCGGAGCGGACGAGTCCGATGCGGTGGGGGCGCTGCTCGATGCGGCGCCCGAGGCGCTCGACCGGCGCGGCACGAGCGTCGGCGAGATGATCGCCGAGATGGCGCTGGCGTCCGCGGCGCTGGCGGGTGATTCCGGTCCGATCCACGCGGCGGCGGCCCTGGGGGTGCCGTCCGTTCTGCTCCTCGGGCCGACGCCGCGGGCGCCGCTGGGCCGCGTTCCCGAACTCACGGTCTTGTCGAAGAACCTCGATTGCCAGCCCTGCAGCCGGCACGGGGGAGAAACGTGCCCCCGCGGGCATCACCTCTGCCTCGCCGATCTGCGGCCCGAAGAGGTCGCCGCGGCGGTGCGGGAGGTCGCGCGCCCGCCCGGGGAGTGAAGCGCGCGGAAAGGGGAGTCGCGATGGGAGTGTGGACCGCCCGGCATGTCTGGAACGCGCTGCCCGTGGAACGGCGCGAGCGGGTCGCCTTGGCCCTTTGGGAAGACGAGCGGCTCGGCCGCGCGGAGCGCCTCGCGGCGCTCCAGCCGTGGCTGAACGCCCACGGCATGAGGATCGCCTTTCTCGAGCAGATGCCGCGGGTCCGGCGCGCCGCGCTCCTCGCCCGCGGAGGTCTGCCCGAAGAGACGGCGCAGCAGGCGCTGATGAGCTACCACCTCGTCCATCAGCGGCCCCTCCTGTCCCGGTTCCTCGACCTGGTGGGGATCCCGCACAAGGACGGGCTGATCGAGGACCCCGACGGGGTGGAAGCGCCCTCCGCGGAGGCGGTGGGGAAGGCGGTGGAGGCGATCCGGAAGGAGTTTCCGGAAGAGGACGTCGAGCTCTACCTGCGGACCCTCACGGCCGCCGACTCCGAGATGTGGCGCGCGGTGGCCGACGCGATCGACGGCCCGCAGTAGCCGGCGCTCCGGCCGCGGCCGGAACTCTCGCGGAAGCCGACGTGCGCCCGCGACGGTGCGTTCGCGGATCCGGCCCGTAGCGGTCGCCGGCCTCGGGGACTCCGGCCGGACCTCGCCGGCCGATGCGACCGAAGCTCGCTTCTTCTCGGGGTTGGGCTCGGTATCGCACCCAGTGGACGAGCGCCTCCTGCGAAAACGGCCCGGACCGCGGGCCCGCCGTCGGCGAGGTGCACGCTCGATGGTGCGCGGCGCCAGCGAACTCGGTGGCGCATCGACACTTGTGCCCGTCCCGCGGCGCGTCGAGCGGTCCGAGACGGTAGCCCTCGATCGCTCGGCGAGTTGGACGGGCGGACGCACCATCGGGGATGCACCCCGCGCCGCCGGCGCGCGGCCCGCCGGGCGCGAGAACGCCCGCGACGCGCCCGTCTGTTACCATCAAAGGCGGGGGCGTCGGCTGCGCCCCCGGAGGGCGTCACGGTGCTGGAACTCGCCGCACTCCTCCTCCTGATCCTCGGGGCTTTGGCGGCGGTCGGCCTGGTCGTCGGCATCGCCGTTCGGGTCGCGGTCTGGGTGATCCTCGTCCCGTTGAAGCTGCTCGGCTGGCTCCTGGGCCTGGTGGGCGGCCTGTTGGCGCTGCCGCTCGTCGTGGCGTTGGCGCTGGCCCTGCTTCTGGCCGTCGTCGCCGCGGTGCTCCTCCTGCCGCTGGCCATTCCCGCCGCGCTGGTGGTGGCGGGTGCGGCGGCTCTCGGCCGCCGCTCCCGGCGCTGAGCGATCGCCGCGGAGCCTCGAGGCACCGTGCCGCCGGCGCGGACCGCGCGGCGGCGTGGCGCCTGCTGTCCGATCTGTGCGCCGGGCGCCGCTTCTCCTGGCCGCAAGGCGCGAGCGGCCCCGCGGTGTGGCACCTGGCGCGGGAGCACCGGCTCGCCGCCCGGGCAGGGGGTAGGCTCGCGGCGGGCGCCGGGAAGCTTCCCTCCGACCTGGCCGAGGCCTTTCTCCGCCGGCACCGCGAGGTCCTCGGCGAGCAGGCCCTGTTCGAGGAAGCGCTCGGGGCGATCGACCGGGCGGCCGGGGAGGCGGGGACGGAGGTGGTCGTCCTGAAGGGGGCCGACCTGGCGCGCCGCATCTACCCCTCCGGCGAGCGGCCCCACAACGACCTCGACCTTCTGGTCCGGCCGGAGGACGCCGGGGGGCTTTGGCGCCGCCTCGCCTCCGGCGGCTTCGCACCGGAGGGCCCGGAGCCGGAGCGCCGGCGCGACTGGTTCGCCTCCACGCTCCGGTGGCGCCGGGCGGCCCGGGTCCAGGTGGATCTCCACTGGCAGCTCGGCACCCCCGGGCGGACGCGGTGGGACGCTCACCGCCTGTTCGCCCGGGCGGAACGTTGGCCCGGGGCGGAGGCCCTCCACCGGCTCGCCGCGCCCGACCTCGCCGTCCACCTCGCCTCCCACGCCGTCTCCTTTCACGGCGCCTCCGGCCGGCGCATCTGGTGGCTGGATCTGTTCCTCCTCGGAGACCTTCTGCGGAGCGAGGCGGTGCGCCGGCGCGCGCGGGAGGTCGGAGCCCGCGTCTGCCTCGAGGCGGCCGACTTGCGGGCGCGCGAACTTTTCGGCGGGGAGCGCTCGCCGCGGCGCGGCCGGGCCGGGCTCGTCGCCCGCCTCGGCGCTGCCGCGGAGCGGGCCGGCGGAGGCCGCGCCGCGCGCTGGGCCGTCGCCGCCCTCGCGGTCGACCGTCCCGGCGACCTGATCCGCGCCGTGCGGCACGTGGCGGCGCGTCCGCTCAGGCGGCTCCTCGCCTGATCCCGGGGTCAGTGGCCGCAGCCGGGAAGACCGCGGAGCCGTTGCGCGAGCGTGGTCCCTCCTCGCGCTCCGGCCGAGAGCCTCGCTTCGGCCACCGCGCAGGCGCGGCTCTGCGACCCCCAGAAGTCCCCGTCCTCGAACAGCGCGTCGAGGGAGCAGCGGCCGCACAGGGCGTGGCTGGGGCATCGGCTGCACACGGGGAGATCCTGGGCGGTGAGGTTCCGCAGGCGGAGCAGGAGAGGGGAGGTCTCCCAGATCTCCCGGAACGACTGCTCCCGGAGCGATCCCGCCGGAGGGAAGCGCTGGGAGCAGGGGTAGACGAGGCCCCGGGCGGAGATGAGAGCGACCCGGCGCCCGGTGGCGCAGATCGGGTCTCCCGGATCCGGCGGCCGACGCGAGGCCGGGTCCGCGGCGAGCCCGAGGTCGGGATCGGCGCACGCCCGCTGGAGCGCTTCGCCGTCGATGCGCTCCGCGAGCGGAGTCTCGTCGAGGTCGTAGCGCGCGACCACCGACGGGTCGAACCGGTATTCGGCGCCGATCTTGCGGGCGAACGCGACGACCTCCCGGTAGGCCTCGCCGGCGCTCCGGAGGATCGGGGCCTTGAGCACCACCGGCACTCCCGCCGCGCGCAGCCGCTCGGCCGCCCGCACCGTCTTCGCGTGAGACCCCGGCCGGCGGGTCACCGCGTCGTGGACCGCCGGGTCCATCGCGTACAGCGACAGCTCCACCGCGACCACGCCGGCGGCGGCGATCGCCTCCACCTCCCGGGGACCGATCAACGTCCCGTTGGTGAACAGGCGGAGCGCGAAGCGCCGCCGGCGCGCCTCGTCGATCAACGTGAGGATGTCGCGCCGGGTGAAGATCTCCCCGCCGGTGAAGGTCAGGAACAAGGTGCCGGCCTCGCGAAGCTCGTCCAGGATCCGGATCACCTCGGCGGTGGTCAGCTCGCCGTCCACGTCGCCGAGGTCGACGTAGCAGTGCCGGCAGTCCTCGTTGCACCGATTGGTCAGCTCGAAGAGCACGTTGATCGGGACGTGCTCGTCCTGAGCCGCGTGGAGCAGTTCGGCGAGCCGGGAACTCACGGTGTCCTCTCCACAGGCTGGGGCGCTTGCGGGAGGAGGCGCTCCCGGCGCCGCCGCGGCCGCCAGAACGCGAACTCGGGGAGGGCGTCGAGGCAGTCGAGGAAATCGGTGTCGCGCCTGAAGCCGAGCCGGTAGGCGGGAACCCGCCTGAGCAGCGCGGCGGCCGCCTCGAAGAACGCCCGTTGCAGATCGGGAAGATCGAGCGGCGCGCCCCCGGCGCCGAGAAGTCCGGCCAGCGCCCGCGAGGGCGGGATCCGCTCCACCTCGGGTCGTTCCGCCTTTTGGAGCAGGAACAGCCCCCCGGCGGGCGCCGAACGGGCCGATCCGTGCCAGAAGGGCGTGCCGTGCACCCGCAGGCCCGCGCCCGAGCGCCGGACGATCACCATCTCGTCCGCCAGCACCTCGAGCCCCGCTTCCCGGCACAACCGCGCGAGCGTCGACTTGCCGGCGCCGGAGGGGCCGGCGAAAAGGAGCCCGAACCCGTCGCGCACCGCGGCCGCGGCGTGGAGGAGCGTTCCCTCGCCGCGGGCGAGCAGGCAACCGCCGAGCGCCACCCGGATCGTCAGGTCCGCGTGCGCGAGCGAATCGGGGATCACCGCCGCGGCCTTGCCGGCGCGGAAGCGGAAGGCGGCACGGTAGCCGGGAGCGCGGCACCGGGCCCGCTCGAGATCCCCCGAGGCCTCCAGCGGCGGGTTGTCGACCCAGCTCGGGTGGTAGCGCGGCGGGCGGGCCTCGGGGTCCACCCGCAGGCGGATCCGGAGCGGCCGGCCGGACGCCCCGCCGCGAAACCGCGCGTAGCGGGAGGCGATTCTCTGCGAAAGCGGCGCACCGCCGCACGTCACGTGCAGCGGTACGCCGCCGAGGACCAGCTCCACGGGATCAGTCGCGCGCGCCGGAGCCGCAGTTGAACGGAAGGCTGGTGCAGGAGGCGGCGAACACGACCGGCTCGTAGGGCTCTTCCCACTCGATCGCGGGACGCTGCCAGCTCCGCTGTCCGCGGGACGGGCGCTCGCGATCGGTTCGCTCGTTGGTTTCGGCGCTCATGAATCCCCCTTTCGCTTCAACGGGCACCGATGCCCAGTTCGAACGTCGTGCTTCCGGTCGAGACCGTCACGCCGTCGCGCACCAGCGCGACCTCGACCTTCCAGGTCCCGTACAGGTTGTGCTTGGTGATCCAGGTGCCGCTGACCGGCAGGATCTCGCTCGTGTAGGTCGCGTTGCGGGCGGCGGCCCGGGAGAGCGTTCCGGCGGGCAGCATCCGCGCCAGGCGCCGCATGCGCGGCGTCGACTTCACCTTCGCCGGCCTCG of Acidobacteriota bacterium contains these proteins:
- a CDS encoding radical SAM protein translates to MPGSGARGAGGRDGDRPALGRGPAGARHALLARIGPFGARRGAVPAPKGGTTRGGADPALAGAGRTSRRRGRAARSSRSATGVLRGGRRAAQAGSRLPARLQARHRFPRLPRRPPRVRVLAAAAAPGAPPPASAPACGEDTVSSRLAELLHAAQDEHVPINVLFELTNRCNEDCRHCYVDLGDVDGELTTAEVIRILDELREAGTLFLTFTGGEIFTRRDILTLIDEARRRRFALRLFTNGTLIGPREVEAIAAAGVVAVELSLYAMDPAVHDAVTRRPGSHAKTVRAAERLRAAGVPVVLKAPILRSAGEAYREVVAFARKIGAEYRFDPSVVARYDLDETPLAERIDGEALQRACADPDLGLAADPASRRPPDPGDPICATGRRVALISARGLVYPCSQRFPPAGSLREQSFREIWETSPLLLRLRNLTAQDLPVCSRCPSHALCGRCSLDALFEDGDFWGSQSRACAVAEARLSAGARGGTTLAQRLRGLPGCGH
- a CDS encoding glycosyltransferase family 9 protein — protein: MVPDPSESKPRRIAVAQLADIGDMVFVTPLLISLRQAFPRAEIAVVGRPAALEVLADHPAVDRFIPYDKRGDDRGAGGLVAAASRVRRVAPRYYFGVTRSARTAVLGLLSGARWRVGFREPGRAWAYTHLVRRPDERPYAERPLALLGPLEILPAETRPRLEVGPERRAAAAARLRAAGWNGEPLLAVAPGSRYPTKRWPLPNYRRLFELLREAGGPRPAIYAGADESDAVGALLDAAPEALDRRGTSVGEMIAEMALASAALAGDSGPIHAAAALGVPSVLLLGPTPRAPLGRVPELTVLSKNLDCQPCSRHGGETCPRGHHLCLADLRPEEVAAAVREVARPPGE